In one window of Helianthus annuus cultivar XRQ/B chromosome 17, HanXRQr2.0-SUNRISE, whole genome shotgun sequence DNA:
- the LOC110920804 gene encoding 60S ribosomal protein L18a-2 — protein sequence MSYKYHQFQVVGRGLPTETDEQPKIYRMKLWATNEVRAKSKFWYYLRKLKKVKKSNGQMLAINEIFEKNPTTIKNYGIWLRYQSRTGYHNMYKEYRDTTLNGGIEQMYTEMASRHRVRHHCIQVIKTATIPAKLCKRESTKQFHNSKIKFPLVFKKVRPPTRKLKTTYKASRPNLFV from the exons ATGAGTTACAAG TACCATCAGTTTCAGGTTGTAGGCAGAGGCCTACCGACGGAGACCGATGAGCAGCCGAAGATCTACCGTATGAAGCTTTGGGCCACCAATGAAGTCCGTGCTAAGAGCAAGTTCTG GTACTATTTGAGGAAGCTGAAGAAGGTGAAGAAGAGCAATGGTCAGATGCTTGCCATTAATGAG atttttgagaaaaacccAACAACAATTAAGAACTATGGAATTTGGCTGAGGTACCAATCACGAACTGGGTATCACAACATGTACAAGGAGTACAGGGACACAACCTTAAACGGGGGCATTGAGCAGATGTATACTGAGATGGCGTCTCGCCACAGGGTCCGCCACCACTGCATCCAGGTCATCAAAACAGCCACCATTCCAGCTAAGCTTTGCAAGAGAGAGTCAACAAAGCAGTTTCACAACTCGAAGATCAAGTTCCCGTTGGTGTTCAAGAAGGTTAGACCCCCGACTAGAAAGCTCAAGACCACATACAAGGCTTCAAGGCCCAACCTGTTTGTCTGA